A stretch of the Tachysurus fulvidraco isolate hzauxx_2018 chromosome 18, HZAU_PFXX_2.0, whole genome shotgun sequence genome encodes the following:
- the srd5a2a gene encoding 3-oxo-5-alpha-steroid 4-dehydrogenase 2a isoform X1: MQCMETSLGFMSWSFIIGGVLYFLRQVKVNTQYGRYVETIKAPGVMVPSKIAWFIQELPSVLIPVFLLLTTDTLHGLGRDVLLWTFCLHYFHRTFIYSLLNKGRPCPLFIMVWAVVFCSLNGFLQGHYMLHCAHYDDLWHKDVRFIVGLLLFFSGMAINIHSDHILRNLRKPGEITYKIPQGGMFELVSGANFFGEILEWCGYAIATWSLPTFSFAFFTVCSIGPRAYHHHRYYIKKFDNYPKSRKAVIPFLL, translated from the exons ATGCAGTGCATGGAGACAAGCCTGGGTTTCATGAGCTGGAGTTTTATCATCGGTGGTGTTCTTTATTTCCTCCGCCAGGTGAAGGTTAACACGCAGTACGGGCGCTATGTGGAAACCATCAAAGCTCCTGGTGTGATGGTGCCGTCTAAGATAGCTTGGTTCATCCAGGAACTGCCCTCGGTGTTAATTCCGGTGTTTCTGCTCCTCACCACAGACACGTTACACGGCCTGGGACGCGACGTTCTTCTCTGGACCTTCTGCTTGCATTACTTCCATAG GACGTTCATCTACTCTCTGCTGAATAAAGGCCGGCCATGTCCGCTGTTCATCATGGTATGGGCTGTGGTCTTCTGCTCTCTGAATGGCTTCCTTCAGGGACACTACATGCTCCACTGCGCTCACTACGATGACCTCTGGCACAAGGACGTGCGCTTCATAGTGG GTCTGTTACTGTTCTTCTCAGGAATGGCCATCAACATCCACAGTGATCACATCCTGAGGAACCTCAGAAAGCCAGGAGAGATTACTTACAAAATCCCTCAgg GAGGAATGTTCGAGTTGGTGTCTGGTGCTAACTTTTTTGGTGAGATATTAGAGTGGTGTGGTTATGCCATTGCTACATGGTCACTGCCCACGTTCTCCTTTGCTTTCTTCACCGTCTGCTCCATCGGACCCCGAGCTTATCACCACCACAG GTACTACATCAAGAAGTTCGACAACTACCCAAAATCCAGGAAGGCTGTGATCCCATTTCTCCTCTAA
- the srd5a2a gene encoding 3-oxo-5-alpha-steroid 4-dehydrogenase 2a isoform X2 codes for MQCMETSLGFMSWSFIIGGVLYFLRQVKVNTQYGRYVETIKAPGVMVPSKIAWFIQELPSVLIPVFLLLTTDTLHGLGRDVLLWTFCLHYFHRTFIYSLLNKGRPCPLFIMVWAVVFCSLNGFLQGHYMLHCAHYDDLWHKDVRFIVGLLLFFSGMAINIHSDHILRNLRKPGEITYKIPQGGMFELVSGANFFGEILEWCGYAIATWSLPTFSFAFFTVCSIGPRAYHHHSLR; via the exons ATGCAGTGCATGGAGACAAGCCTGGGTTTCATGAGCTGGAGTTTTATCATCGGTGGTGTTCTTTATTTCCTCCGCCAGGTGAAGGTTAACACGCAGTACGGGCGCTATGTGGAAACCATCAAAGCTCCTGGTGTGATGGTGCCGTCTAAGATAGCTTGGTTCATCCAGGAACTGCCCTCGGTGTTAATTCCGGTGTTTCTGCTCCTCACCACAGACACGTTACACGGCCTGGGACGCGACGTTCTTCTCTGGACCTTCTGCTTGCATTACTTCCATAG GACGTTCATCTACTCTCTGCTGAATAAAGGCCGGCCATGTCCGCTGTTCATCATGGTATGGGCTGTGGTCTTCTGCTCTCTGAATGGCTTCCTTCAGGGACACTACATGCTCCACTGCGCTCACTACGATGACCTCTGGCACAAGGACGTGCGCTTCATAGTGG GTCTGTTACTGTTCTTCTCAGGAATGGCCATCAACATCCACAGTGATCACATCCTGAGGAACCTCAGAAAGCCAGGAGAGATTACTTACAAAATCCCTCAgg GAGGAATGTTCGAGTTGGTGTCTGGTGCTAACTTTTTTGGTGAGATATTAGAGTGGTGTGGTTATGCCATTGCTACATGGTCACTGCCCACGTTCTCCTTTGCTTTCTTCACCGTCTGCTCCATCGGACCCCGAGCTTATCACCACCACAG cctgaggtga